Proteins co-encoded in one Synergistaceae bacterium genomic window:
- a CDS encoding DUF488 domain-containing protein → MKVYTIGYEGTSLEIFLSCLRENKINFLADVREKPLSRKPGFSKNLLSERLCALGIQYKHFQKLGCPADIRKEYCQNGNWQQYCFRFKEHLEGNLETLETLVRYSEKFTSAFMCFEADPNKCHRLLIAQRIDVQYKTVIQNLHPVNSRQMVTIFAAPEPCFA, encoded by the coding sequence ATGAAAGTTTATACAATTGGTTATGAAGGAACAAGTTTAGAAATTTTTCTTTCTTGCTTACGAGAAAATAAAATCAATTTTTTGGCGGATGTAAGAGAAAAACCTTTATCGAGGAAGCCTGGGTTTTCAAAAAATCTCCTCTCTGAGAGACTTTGCGCTCTCGGAATACAATATAAGCATTTCCAGAAACTAGGGTGCCCCGCGGATATCAGAAAAGAATATTGCCAAAACGGTAATTGGCAGCAATATTGTTTTAGATTTAAGGAGCATTTAGAAGGTAATCTCGAAACATTAGAAACTCTTGTGCGCTATTCTGAAAAATTTACGTCGGCTTTCATGTGCTTTGAGGCCGATCCTAATAAATGTCATCGCCTCCTTATCGCACAGCGGATAGATGTGCAATATAAGACAGTTATCCAAAATCTACATCCTGTTAATTCTCGTCAAATGGTAACGATATTTGCTGCGCCAGAGCCGTGCTTTGCTTAG
- a CDS encoding hydrogenase maturation protease has translation MSLEELMKELAEKSSEEKPWVWGVGNVLLGDDAVGCKVAELLLERGMPGVVVCGTMPENYVATLRKISPRTLLIVDAANMGLAPGEFRRFSVGELNAVMDSSHGIPLSVLLGPFMDSIEIVVLGIQPSTLRLGASLSEAVERAAHRVTDLISRNEWREVTR, from the coding sequence ATGAGTTTGGAGGAGTTGATGAAGGAGTTGGCGGAGAAGTCAAGCGAGGAGAAGCCGTGGGTTTGGGGTGTGGGCAACGTGCTTTTGGGAGACGACGCGGTGGGGTGCAAGGTGGCGGAACTTCTATTGGAGCGGGGAATGCCAGGGGTCGTTGTATGTGGGACGATGCCGGAAAACTACGTGGCGACGCTGCGCAAGATTTCCCCTCGCACCCTGCTGATTGTGGACGCCGCGAATATGGGACTCGCTCCCGGCGAGTTTCGCAGGTTTTCCGTCGGCGAGCTGAACGCCGTCATGGACTCAAGTCACGGTATTCCTCTGTCGGTTTTGCTGGGGCCATTCATGGATTCCATCGAGATCGTCGTCCTGGGTATCCAACCTTCGACCTTGCGGCTGGGCGCCTCTCTCTCCGAAGCCGTGGAAAGGGCCGCCCATCGCGTAACGGATCTAATCTCGCGAAACGAATGGCGGGAGGTGACGCGGTGA